One genomic window of Campylobacter curvus includes the following:
- the guaA gene encoding glutamine-hydrolyzing GMP synthase: MNNTIIVLDFGSQYTQLIARRLREQGVYTEILPFSVKLDEIKAKKPKGIILSGGPASVYASDAYFCNEGIFKLGLPVLGICYGMQLMAHVFGAQVAPASQKEYGKGELNLLKSHPLFTDTPSKQIVWMSHADYVKNLPNGFEALAISENSPYCVFGDDKRKFYALQFHPEVQHSEFGTQILKNFAKFICGCESTWNMGSFAKTQIAKIKETVGNKKVLCAVSGGVDSSVVAALLAAAIPQNLILVFVDNGLLRTGEREQVEATFRTKLGVELVSIDASKIFLERLAGVVEPEKKRKIIGETFIEIFEKEAKKHDNVKFLAQGTLYTDIIESSVVGAGKTIKSHHNVGGLPEWMSFELIEPLREIFKDEVRQLGLELGLSKELVFRHPFPGPGLAIRIMGEVNTPSLELLRKADVILRDELKSSGWYNKTWQAFCVLLNVNSVGVMGDNRTYENAVCVRVVDASDGMTASFSRLPYELLENISRRIINEVAGINRVVYDISSKPPATIEWE, encoded by the coding sequence ATGAACAACACTATTATCGTTTTGGACTTTGGCTCGCAGTACACTCAGCTCATCGCTCGCAGACTGCGCGAACAAGGCGTTTATACCGAAATTTTGCCATTTAGCGTAAAGCTTGACGAGATCAAGGCAAAAAAGCCAAAAGGTATCATCCTTAGCGGTGGACCGGCGAGCGTTTATGCCAGCGACGCTTATTTTTGCAATGAAGGCATTTTTAAGCTTGGTTTGCCAGTGCTTGGTATCTGCTACGGTATGCAGCTCATGGCTCACGTCTTTGGCGCGCAGGTCGCTCCCGCCAGCCAGAAAGAATACGGCAAGGGCGAGCTAAATTTACTCAAATCTCATCCGCTTTTTACCGATACGCCGAGCAAGCAAATCGTCTGGATGAGCCACGCTGATTACGTCAAAAACCTGCCAAACGGCTTTGAAGCACTGGCGATAAGCGAAAATTCGCCTTACTGCGTTTTTGGCGATGACAAGCGTAAATTTTATGCGTTGCAGTTTCACCCCGAGGTGCAGCATAGCGAGTTTGGCACGCAAATTTTGAAAAATTTCGCCAAATTTATCTGCGGATGTGAAAGCACGTGGAATATGGGAAGCTTTGCCAAAACGCAAATCGCTAAAATAAAAGAAACTGTCGGCAACAAAAAGGTGCTTTGTGCAGTGAGCGGTGGCGTGGATAGCTCCGTCGTGGCGGCACTTCTTGCGGCTGCGATACCGCAAAATTTGATACTTGTTTTTGTCGATAACGGACTTTTGCGGACTGGCGAGCGCGAGCAGGTCGAGGCGACATTTAGGACGAAGCTTGGCGTGGAGCTAGTTAGTATTGATGCGAGTAAAATTTTCTTAGAGCGCCTTGCGGGTGTGGTAGAACCCGAAAAAAAGCGTAAGATCATTGGCGAGACGTTTATAGAAATTTTTGAAAAAGAAGCCAAAAAGCACGATAACGTGAAATTTCTCGCGCAAGGCACGCTCTACACCGACATCATCGAAAGCTCGGTCGTGGGCGCAGGAAAGACGATAAAAAGCCACCACAATGTGGGCGGACTGCCGGAGTGGATGAGCTTTGAGCTGATCGAACCGCTACGTGAAATTTTTAAAGATGAAGTGCGCCAGCTAGGGCTTGAGCTTGGGCTTTCAAAGGAGCTAGTTTTCCGTCATCCTTTCCCGGGACCGGGGCTTGCCATACGCATAATGGGCGAAGTGAATACCCCAAGTCTCGAACTACTACGCAAAGCCGATGTGATCTTGCGCGACGAGCTAAAAAGTAGCGGCTGGTATAACAAAACGTGGCAGGCGTTTTGCGTGCTATTAAATGTAAATTCCGTAGGCGTCATGGGCGATAACCGCACGTATGAAAACGCCGTTTGCGTGCGCGTCGTGGATGCTAGCGACGGCATGACGGCAAGCTTCTCGCGCCTGCCATACGAGCTACTGGAAAATATCTCTCGCCGCATCATCAACGAAGTAGCGGGTATCAACCGCGTGGTGTATGACATTTCTAGCAAACCGCCTGCGACGATAGAGTGGGAGTAG
- a CDS encoding DUF262 domain-containing protein yields MNFSPQDMDVKTLFKTYPTFRIPVFQRDYSWDKQFYKRFIDDIISGIKSAGDSLSNNVYFIGTMVFSGNSNENSIDVVDGQQRLTVITILLSVISNKLMECGEKGLSDATFRYVKDINDNDEPIRHLISDTSYPYFDCYVQSKEKTNIPEVETEEEENIKQTYDFFNIYLSCEKLKEQNLVFKDFDYVKILLAVRDQILESKLIAIVTSDKDSAYMIFEILNAKGKNLASIDLIKNIVFEKLHNDKNGGIGYAESVWEGVKKTLRDRDGSIGLATFYRHYWISKFKKETNNKLYDSFKSYIKKDEYLDFLKDLEKESKIYISIVNPKIEDYSNRQEYKWLVQSLQSFGSIFNVVQSRIILLALLDIKKRELISTSSFKKVIQYLENFIFAYTNISKKQANIYETNFSKLAIKLRKTQSKSDTNTILNELLYDTFNSKLPKYEEFEEGFVKLAYSGRKNLPTNVLAKYVLKKLNQYFEKKDFFSDDTSVEHIINEKSEDNDTCLIGNLICLETQLNNDASDLKYIEKREVYNKSKYEQVKTFISEYSDFDIEAAKVRSKKMAREYYDFIICYN; encoded by the coding sequence ATGAATTTTTCTCCACAAGATATGGATGTAAAAACACTGTTTAAAACGTACCCAACTTTTAGGATACCCGTTTTTCAAAGGGATTATTCTTGGGATAAGCAGTTTTATAAAAGATTCATAGATGATATTATTAGTGGTATAAAGTCGGCAGGAGACAGTTTATCTAATAATGTGTATTTTATTGGAACTATGGTTTTTTCTGGAAATTCTAACGAGAATAGTATAGATGTGGTCGATGGTCAGCAAAGATTAACTGTGATTACAATATTATTGTCAGTAATTTCAAATAAATTAATGGAATGCGGAGAGAAAGGTTTATCTGATGCAACTTTTAGATATGTTAAAGATATTAATGATAATGACGAACCTATAAGGCATTTGATCAGTGATACGTCATATCCGTATTTTGATTGTTATGTGCAATCTAAAGAAAAAACCAATATCCCGGAAGTAGAAACAGAGGAAGAAGAAAACATAAAGCAAACTTACGATTTTTTTAATATATATTTATCATGTGAGAAATTAAAAGAACAAAATTTGGTCTTTAAAGATTTTGACTATGTGAAGATTTTACTAGCAGTTAGAGATCAAATTCTTGAGTCAAAACTTATCGCTATAGTAACCAGTGATAAAGATAGTGCATATATGATTTTTGAAATTTTAAATGCTAAAGGTAAAAATCTTGCAAGTATAGATCTTATTAAAAACATAGTTTTTGAAAAGTTGCACAATGATAAAAATGGAGGAATTGGCTATGCAGAAAGTGTTTGGGAAGGGGTTAAAAAAACTTTAAGAGACAGAGATGGCTCAATAGGTTTAGCAACCTTTTATAGACATTATTGGATATCTAAATTTAAAAAAGAAACAAACAATAAGCTTTATGATTCGTTTAAGTCTTATATAAAAAAAGATGAATACCTTGATTTTTTAAAAGATTTAGAAAAAGAGTCAAAGATTTATATTAGTATTGTTAATCCAAAAATAGAAGATTACAGTAATAGGCAAGAATATAAATGGTTAGTTCAAAGTCTACAATCTTTTGGAAGTATATTTAATGTGGTACAAAGCAGAATTATATTACTAGCGCTATTAGATATAAAAAAAAGGGAGCTAATTTCAACTTCAAGTTTTAAAAAGGTAATTCAATACCTTGAAAATTTTATTTTCGCATATACAAATATATCAAAGAAACAGGCTAATATATATGAGACCAATTTTTCTAAATTGGCAATCAAGTTAAGAAAAACACAAAGTAAAAGCGATACAAATACGATTCTTAATGAATTACTCTACGATACTTTTAACTCTAAATTGCCGAAGTATGAGGAATTTGAAGAGGGTTTTGTTAAGTTGGCATATAGCGGAAGAAAAAATTTACCAACAAACGTATTGGCTAAATATGTTTTAAAGAAGCTTAATCAATATTTTGAGAAAAAGGATTTTTTCTCTGATGATACTTCCGTAGAACACATTATAAATGAAAAATCAGAAGATAATGATACTTGCTTGATTGGCAACCTAATTTGTTTAGAGACTCAACTAAATAATGATGCTAGTGATTTAAAATATATTGAAAAAAGGGAAGTTTATAATAAATCAAAATATGAGCAAGTTAAAACTTTTATTTCAGAATATTCAGATTTTGATATTGAAGCAGCTAAAGTTCGTTCTAAAAAAATGGCTAGAGAGTATTATGATTTTATTATTTGCTATAATTGA
- a CDS encoding NAD(P)H-dependent oxidoreductase, with protein MKQICIILAHPYERSLNVAIANVAAEKLQNSGYEVKFHDLYKEKFNPILSGTELVSDESYDELLKVHQKDIANDHGIVIVHPNWWGEPPAILKGWIDRVLRQGVAYDFAPGDNGGGLPIGLLKAEAAVVFNASNTPEARENEIFGDPLERIWKSCIFDFCGVKTFERLMFRVVADSDEVERKVWLEQVKGVLDRRFPGLA; from the coding sequence ATGAAGCAAATCTGCATCATTTTAGCACATCCTTACGAGAGAAGTCTAAATGTGGCTATTGCGAACGTAGCGGCAGAAAAACTGCAAAATAGCGGCTACGAGGTTAAATTTCACGATCTATATAAAGAGAAATTTAACCCGATCCTTAGCGGCACTGAGCTCGTGAGCGACGAAAGCTACGATGAGCTGTTAAAAGTGCATCAAAAAGACATCGCAAACGACCACGGTATCGTGATCGTTCATCCAAATTGGTGGGGCGAGCCGCCAGCCATCCTAAAGGGCTGGATTGATCGCGTGCTAAGGCAAGGAGTGGCCTACGATTTTGCGCCGGGTGATAACGGCGGCGGGCTTCCGATAGGGCTTTTAAAAGCTGAAGCCGCCGTAGTCTTTAACGCCTCCAATACCCCCGAGGCCAGAGAAAACGAGATATTCGGCGATCCGCTGGAAAGAATTTGGAAAAGCTGCATTTTTGATTTTTGTGGCGTGAAAACCTTTGAGCGGCTGATGTTTAGAGTGGTTGCGGATAGCGACGAGGTCGAGCGAAAGGTCTGGTTAGAGCAGGTCAAAGGGGTGCTAGATAGACGCTTTCCTGGGCTTGCGTAA
- a CDS encoding cupin domain-containing protein, with translation MSKIYNLNADTKVIAKSVVSKRIFDCENAHVDVFAFDAGEELDHEMLFCDSLAWVVEGEASLLYGERNFTLTDETACLIEKKVWRKLVFNKPTKYVSIDFKEDLMIEHLDKASVFSLVDAVAYEEGKIVSKTLVKNENGSMSLISFSKDQQLSTHAAPGDALLIALDGEMKLTIADEHFDIKKGDTIVLPGKIPHALKIADKFKMLLIVTKDKM, from the coding sequence ATGAGTAAAATTTACAATCTAAATGCCGATACGAAAGTGATCGCTAAAAGCGTCGTTAGCAAGAGAATTTTTGATTGCGAGAATGCTCACGTCGACGTGTTTGCTTTTGACGCCGGCGAGGAGCTAGATCATGAGATGCTATTTTGCGACAGTCTCGCGTGGGTCGTAGAGGGCGAGGCGAGCTTGCTTTACGGCGAGCGAAATTTCACGCTCACGGACGAGACGGCGTGTCTGATAGAGAAAAAGGTCTGGCGAAAGCTAGTGTTTAACAAACCGACGAAATACGTCTCAATCGATTTTAAGGAGGATTTGATGATAGAGCATTTAGACAAGGCGAGTGTTTTTAGCTTGGTGGATGCGGTGGCATACGAGGAGGGCAAGATCGTGAGCAAGACGCTTGTCAAAAATGAAAATGGCTCAATGTCGCTCATCTCGTTTTCAAAAGACCAGCAGCTCAGCACTCACGCAGCTCCCGGCGATGCACTGCTGATCGCACTTGATGGCGAGATGAAGCTAACGATTGCAGATGAGCACTTTGACATCAAAAAGGGCGATACTATCGTGCTTCCGGGCAAGATCCCGCATGCATTAAAGATCGCTGATAAATTTAAAATGCTACTTATCGTAACAAAGGATAAGATGTAA
- a CDS encoding AAA family ATPase translates to MKNPFPFETLADGSTFYGREKELAQIYKFAKNSANLLIYSKRRMGKTTLIKEFMRRQKSEFACIYSDIFDITCGEDFVRELLKNTAKSQEHTFKTTFNTLLSKLKRISFEITLDPNTYELSANPMIKNANFDEAMDDLFAMLTEISKDKKVVFIIDEFQQIAEFKELKIDARLRKFMQQSKNISFVFLGSKRHVLTSLFSHKMPLFEMATHLELGGIEPNAAYEYAKEFLSVSRVQMKNLFDLCRSDTKLVQNILYFVYENEKTLDANSVKLAFNTLLQSKDGAYRLLFDTFTSNQKKVLEMIVSQQKEYFKASVLSSHNISKTSVQAALKQLFAREIIDKEDGAYFVPETTFGFWLEKIFRDK, encoded by the coding sequence ATGAAAAATCCCTTTCCTTTCGAGACTTTGGCTGATGGTTCGACATTTTACGGACGCGAAAAAGAGCTCGCGCAGATATATAAATTTGCTAAAAATTCCGCAAATCTACTCATCTACTCAAAAAGGCGTATGGGTAAAACCACGCTCATAAAAGAGTTTATGAGACGGCAAAAGAGCGAATTTGCCTGCATTTACAGTGACATTTTTGATATCACATGCGGCGAGGATTTCGTGAGAGAGCTTCTAAAAAATACCGCCAAATCGCAAGAACATACCTTTAAAACTACGTTTAATACGCTGCTTTCAAAGCTAAAACGCATAAGCTTTGAGATCACGCTCGATCCAAACACCTACGAGCTGTCCGCAAATCCTATGATAAAAAATGCGAATTTCGATGAGGCAATGGACGATTTGTTTGCTATGCTGACTGAAATTTCAAAGGATAAAAAGGTCGTTTTTATAATCGATGAATTTCAGCAGATCGCCGAGTTTAAGGAGCTTAAGATCGATGCCAGGCTGCGTAAATTTATGCAGCAAAGCAAAAATATCTCGTTTGTATTCCTCGGCTCAAAAAGGCATGTTCTAACCTCGCTTTTTAGCCATAAGATGCCTCTTTTTGAGATGGCGACCCACCTCGAGCTAGGCGGCATAGAGCCAAACGCAGCCTACGAATACGCAAAGGAATTTCTAAGCGTTTCGCGAGTGCAGATGAAAAATTTATTCGATCTTTGTAGGTCCGACACGAAGCTCGTTCAAAATATCTTGTATTTCGTCTATGAAAATGAAAAAACGCTTGATGCAAACAGCGTCAAATTGGCCTTTAACACACTTTTGCAAAGCAAAGACGGTGCATATAGGCTGCTTTTTGACACATTTACGAGCAATCAAAAAAAGGTGTTGGAGATGATCGTTTCGCAGCAAAAAGAGTATTTTAAAGCCAGTGTTTTATCCAGCCACAACATCAGCAAAACATCCGTGCAAGCGGCACTCAAACAGCTTTTTGCAAGAGAGATCATAGACAAAGAAGACGGAGCGTATTTCGTGCCGGAAACGACGTTTGGCTTTTGGCTGGAAAAGATTTTTAGAGACAAATGA
- a CDS encoding DNA-deoxyinosine glycosylase encodes MMLEVQNETLAFSPVFDENSKILILGSFPSVVSRRLGFYYANPQNRFWQVLAQIFDSPLPSSKDEKINFLLSHQIAIYDAALSCEIKGSSDANMREVTPVNLSVIFSVADISQVFANGAKAYEISKKFLEADIEKATKNKIIQLPSTSPANAKFSLRELVSRWQVVKNFVV; translated from the coding sequence ATGATGCTGGAAGTGCAAAATGAAACGCTTGCATTTAGCCCCGTATTTGATGAAAATTCTAAAATTTTAATCCTGGGCTCATTTCCTTCGGTCGTTTCGCGTAGGCTGGGATTTTATTATGCAAATCCGCAAAATCGCTTCTGGCAGGTGCTAGCGCAAATTTTCGACTCGCCTTTGCCGAGCAGCAAAGATGAAAAGATAAATTTTCTTTTAAGCCACCAGATAGCCATCTATGATGCCGCACTTTCGTGCGAGATAAAGGGCTCTAGCGATGCGAATATGAGAGAGGTGACACCTGTAAATTTAAGTGTGATCTTTTCGGTCGCAGACATCTCGCAGGTCTTTGCAAACGGTGCTAAGGCCTATGAAATTTCAAAAAAATTTTTAGAAGCGGACATAGAAAAAGCCACTAAAAACAAGATCATCCAGCTGCCCTCCACAAGTCCTGCAAATGCTAAATTTAGCCTGCGTGAGCTAGTGAGTCGGTGGCAGGTCGTAAAAAACTTTGTGGTATAA
- a CDS encoding multidrug effflux MFS transporter gives MRKKHNSRLFLLLFLGALSAFGPFVTDLYLPALPSITTWFDTSVSATQLTLSTSMAGLAIGQLIIGPISDKFGRKRPLTISLIIYTISTICIFFAQSIEIFIFMRVIQGLASAGSLVISRAVVSDLYSGHEMTKFFGLMMVINGIAPIISPIGGSFLLKFTDWRGIFVVLSIIGVLLFVANFNFKESLDEPRRIKAPLLETYGVYKQILINKTFMLFVAIQTCALGTMFAYIACSSFIFQDFYGLSSMSYSVCFASNGLALVIGSRTASFLKDKTALRIGVYGIFTSSIVVGLILTAKFHVYAVIVAFFIMLLFIGFILPTASSLAMNSARRYAGSASAVLGFCPFFLGGIVSPLVGLGDIFYSSSLTMLVCTLLALTAFFKVMRGGHLQNG, from the coding sequence ATGCGGAAAAAACACAATTCACGATTATTTTTACTTCTATTTTTAGGTGCTCTCTCGGCTTTTGGTCCCTTTGTGACCGACCTTTATCTACCGGCCCTACCGTCGATCACGACGTGGTTTGATACGAGCGTGTCGGCTACCCAGCTCACGCTTAGCACATCGATGGCCGGGCTTGCCATAGGACAGCTCATAATAGGTCCTATCAGCGATAAATTCGGCCGCAAAAGGCCACTTACCATCTCGCTCATCATTTACACGATCAGTACCATTTGCATATTTTTTGCACAAAGCATCGAAATTTTCATCTTTATGCGCGTCATTCAGGGGCTTGCGAGCGCCGGAAGCCTCGTCATCTCTCGTGCAGTGGTGAGCGATCTATACAGCGGTCATGAGATGACTAAATTTTTTGGACTGATGATGGTGATAAACGGCATCGCGCCGATCATTTCGCCTATCGGAGGCAGCTTTTTGCTGAAATTTACCGACTGGCGCGGAATATTCGTGGTCTTAAGCATCATCGGCGTTTTGCTGTTTGTCGCAAATTTCAACTTCAAAGAGAGCCTGGACGAGCCTCGCCGTATAAAAGCGCCTTTGCTCGAGACCTACGGCGTTTATAAGCAAATTTTGATAAACAAAACGTTCATGCTTTTTGTAGCTATACAAACTTGCGCGCTTGGTACGATGTTTGCCTATATAGCGTGCTCGTCGTTCATTTTTCAAGATTTTTACGGACTTAGCTCGATGAGCTATAGCGTGTGCTTCGCCTCAAACGGCCTAGCCCTTGTCATCGGCTCGCGCACGGCTAGCTTTTTAAAGGACAAAACGGCTCTAAGGATCGGCGTTTATGGCATATTTACCTCAAGTATCGTGGTGGGGCTTATTTTGACGGCTAAATTTCACGTTTATGCCGTTATAGTGGCGTTTTTCATCATGCTTTTGTTTATCGGCTTCATCCTGCCTACCGCATCGTCGCTAGCCATGAATAGCGCCAGAAGATACGCCGGCTCGGCCTCTGCGGTGCTTGGATTTTGTCCGTTTTTCCTAGGCGGTATCGTCTCTCCGCTAGTGGGGCTTGGCGATATTTTCTACTCCAGCTCGCTTACGATGCTTGTTTGCACGTTGCTTGCATTGACGGCGTTTTTTAAGGTGATGAGGGGCGGACACCTGCAAAATGGCTGA
- a CDS encoding uroporphyrinogen-III synthase, with the protein MAEIYLVSNTPSNDESVINLPVSEIKFLKFGLNLDEFDALVATSKNSFKALEFNHIKIKSDMQIYAIGEPCAKAAKRCGFSKIYTAKNSHGGEFAAEISPLLKGKKTLYLRAKSIVSNLGEILKRKGILVSQIVAYESVCARLDKEKMPPENSVLIFSSPSNVKNFILNFGWLDSYKAVAIGETTAKELSKFTNPIVSARQEINACVELAKTLL; encoded by the coding sequence ATGGCTGAAATTTATCTCGTCTCAAACACTCCCTCAAACGATGAGAGCGTGATAAACCTGCCTGTAAGCGAGATAAAATTTTTAAAATTTGGTCTAAATTTAGATGAATTTGACGCGCTCGTGGCGACCTCTAAAAACTCTTTCAAGGCCTTAGAATTTAATCATATAAAAATAAAGTCGGATATGCAAATTTACGCTATCGGCGAGCCGTGCGCCAAAGCCGCCAAGAGATGTGGCTTTAGTAAAATTTATACTGCTAAAAATTCTCACGGAGGCGAATTCGCCGCTGAAATTTCACCTCTTTTAAAAGGCAAAAAGACGCTTTATCTAAGAGCTAAAAGCATCGTTTCAAATTTAGGTGAAATTTTAAAGCGAAAGGGCATTTTAGTAAGCCAGATTGTAGCCTATGAGAGCGTTTGCGCTAGGCTTGACAAAGAAAAAATGCCGCCTGAAAATAGCGTTTTGATCTTTTCCTCTCCGTCAAACGTTAAAAATTTTATCCTCAATTTTGGCTGGCTTGATAGCTACAAAGCCGTAGCCATCGGTGAAACGACGGCAAAAGAGCTGTCGAAATTTACGAATCCCATCGTGAGTGCGAGGCAAGAAATAAATGCCTGTGTAGAGCTTGCCAAAACGTTACTTTAA